GGCAGATCGCCTTGATCGGCTTGCCTTGAACAAAATGCGCCCGCCGTATCCTGGCAATCGTCTCCACTATCAACATCCCAAAACCGGCTCCCCGACAACTTCGGTGAGCACTGTGAACCCCAGCGTCTAAGGGGTCCCTTTTGGAAGCCGATTACCCCGAAAACGGGGGCCTTATTCCACGCCTAATGACAGATTAAGCAGCTCATGCGCCAGACGGACGCAAGCGAGCGAACCGTCAAGCACTGGCTCTCAGGCCAGCACGGGCCAGACAGCGTCTATTTCCTGCGGCTGGTGGTCTCGTCCCCAGTCATCAGGGCCTTCGTTCTCGGCCTGATTGATGGGCCGGCAGCCATCCCGCTGACCGGGCCAGTGGATCGCATTTCCCTGGTCAGAGCGCGCGAAGCCTATGCTGCCGGGGAAGCCGCAGGGGGACGATCGGCAACGGGCGCGCGGAAAAATGTCCCTGAACGTGTCCCTGAACGCGACCCTATAAATGTCCCTGATCGGGCCGAACTCAACGAGCGGCAGCACTGGTTTCTCGACCGAGTCGCGGCAGGTCGAAGTGACGCACGGGATATTGTGGCAATGTGGGCGGTTAGTCTGAAAACCGCGCGTCGGGACATCGCCGCGCTCAAGGTGGCTGGTCTCATATGCTACGTCGGCTCACGCCGGAAGGGCCGGTATCGACGATCAGCCAAATGAACCGATTGGAGGTCTGGCTGGGCGCGGCGAGGGCCGCGCCTTATCCGATATGCACGCCAGAGCGCGATACCGTTCTACGCCCCTCAATCCGAGCTTTCTTTCAACGTCGTCTATCGACTTCTATCCGTTGAACCCAATGGCTGACGGAGTCCTCTGATGAAATCACACGAACCTCCCGCCGTGACACGGACCATCCGGCGCCATGAGCTTCGGCAAATCGTCCCGTTGGCCGACACGACCATCTACGACATGGAGCAGCGCGGTGAATTTCCGCAGCGCTTCTATCTTACGTCTCGCTGCGTGGTCTGGGACCTCGCCGAAGTCGAAGCCTAGCTCGAGGAGCGCCGCCGCGCCTCGCGCGCGAAAACCGTGAAACGCGCACCCATGCCCGATGTCCAGCTTCGCAAGACCCGCCCCATCAAACATCCGGCTCGGGCGTAAGCAGGTCCATTGTCGGCGGATAAAGGGTCGGCGTGTATTTCTCCCCCACGACCCAAGCGTCCACGATGTTGGACCATTCCTGGATCATGTGCCGGCGCTGATGCTCATATTCCGCCTTGTTGTAGATGCCCCGTGAGGATCGGCCATCCTCGTGCGCCAAGCACTTCTCGATCCAGTCGCTGTTGAAGCCCAGTTCGTTCAGCAGAGTCGAGCCGGTGCGTCGGAGATCGTGAACCGTAAAGGACTCCAGCGGCATTCCTTCCTTCTTGGCCCGCACCACCACCGCCATCGTGACCCGATTGAACGTGGCCCGCGACATCGGCGCGTCAGCGTCGTAGCGCGACGGCAGGACGTATTTCGAGTTACCGGCGCAGGTCTTGAGAGCGATGAAGATGTCGAGCATTTGCTGCGATAGATAGACGTTGTGAGCCTTCGAGCGCTTCATTCGCTCCTTGGGGATCGACCAGACGGCGTTCTCAAAATCGACCTCTTCCCAGACTGCATCCTGCAATTCGCTCTTTCGCACCATCGAGAGCAGAATCAGCTTTATCCCGAGACGGATCGTCGGCAGCGTCGGGACATGCTCAAGCTGTCCGAGCATGATGCGGATCTCCGCGGGAGATAGCGACCTGTCCTTCGGCACGAAGGTCGCGATCGACGATGGGCCAACCTCGTCGGCCGGGTTGGCGACCTTCTCCCCGTGCAGGATGGCGAAGGCGAAAACCAACTTCACAATGTCTCTGACATGGACCGCTGTTGCCGGCGCCCCGCGTTCCTTTACCTTCGCGCACAACCCGCGCAGATCCTCCGGCAGGATCTCGGTTAGCAGTCGATTGCGAAACGCCGGGAGGATGTCGCGCTCGAAGATCGACCGCCGCATCGCGCGTGTACTGTCCGCCATCCTCGCTTCCTGAAGCCAGCGCTCACCGAACTGGCCGAAGCTCTTGGCTTCCTTGATCCTCCGCTTCTCGCGCTGCTTTTCCTGCGCCGGCGAGCGACCCTCGGAAATCGCGCGCTTGGCATCAATCAGCTTCTCACGCGCCCGGGCCAGAGACAGACCCGCCGGGCCATAACGACCCAACGTCAAGGTTTCCCGACGGCCGTTGAGCCGGTAGTCCAAGCGGAACACGATTGAACCCGAAGGTTGGACCACGACGTACATACCGTCACGATCCACAATCTTGTATAATTTATCTTTTGGTTTCAGTGCCTTGATGGCGGTGTCGGTCAACATCTGCACCCTCCAGATCGGTCAAAAAATGCAGGAGAGCACCCAATTATACCGTCAGGCCAAAACTGGGCCGCCTGACATAGCTTTTATTCAGCATTTACAAGTGTTTATGCCAAAAAATATACCGTCAGAAGCTCTCTTGCCCCTGACGGTATATGCGTTTTTCGGTTGAGACAAGACGCGCCATACCGCCAGCCATACCGTCAAACGGGAGGCTAACCCGGCGATAGATGCCGAAAGTCTCAGAGAGATTTTTTCAGCATTTTCATTGTCTTATGTCGTATTGCAGCGTGAGTTTGGATACGCCCGGATGGGCAAAAATTATTCCCACTCGATCGTCCCCGGAGGTTTCGACGTATAGTCGTAAACCACCCGGTTGATCCCCTTCACCTCGTTCACGATCCGCGTGGCGCATTGGCTCAGGAACTGGCTGTCGAAGGGATAGACATCCGCCGTCATGCCGTCGGTGCTGGTCACCGCGCGCAGGGCGCAGACGCTGTCGTACGTGCGCCCATCGCCCATTACGCCGACGGTGCGGACGGGAAGCAGCACGGCAAAGGCCTGCCAAATCGCGTCGTAAAGGCCCGCGTTCCGGATCTCCTCAAGGTAGATCATGTCGGCCTTGCGCAGGATGTCGCACTTTTCCTTGGTGACTTCGCCAGGGATGCGGATGGCAAGGCCCGGTCCGGGGAACGGGTGGCGACCGACGAAAATCTCTGGCAGGCCGAGTTCGCGGCCCAGTTCGCGGACCTCGTCCTTAAACAGCTCGCGCAGCGGCTCGACCAGCTTCATGTTCATGCGTTCCGGCAGGCCGCCGACATTGTGGTGGCTCTTGATCGTAACGCTCGGCCCGCCGGTGAAGGAAACGCTCTCGATCACGTCGGGATAGAGCGTGCCCTGCGCAAGGAAGTCGGCGCCGCCGATCTTCTTCGCCTCTGCCTCGAACAGGTCGATGAAGGCCGCACCGATGAACTTGCGCTTTTTCTCCGGATCGGTCTGTCCGGCCAGTCCGCCAAGGAACATCTCTTCGGCATCCACGTGGACCAGCGGGATGTTGTAGTGGTCGCGGAACAGGGTCACGACCTGCTCCGCCTCGTTCATGCGCATCAATCCGTGATCGACGAAGACGCAAGTCAGCTGGTCGCCGATGGCTTCGTGGATCAGGACGGCGGCAACCGCGCTGTCGACGCCGCCGGAAAGACCGCAAATAACCTTGCCGTCACCGACCTGTTCGCGGATTTCGGCGATCTTGGTGTCGCGGAACTGGGCCATCGTCCAGTCGCCCGCGCAGCCGCAGACGTGGCGCACGAAGTTGGCGATCAGCTTGCCGCCGTCGGGCGTGTGGACAACCTCGGGGTGGAACTGCGTGCCGTAATACTTGCGCGTCTCGTCGGCGATCACTGCGAAGGGCGCACCGTCGCTGGTGGCCACGATTTCAAAGCCGGGGGCGAACTTGGTCACCTTGTCGCCGTGGCTCATCCAGACCTGATGTCGCTCGCCCTCGGCCCATAGGCCGTCAAACAGGGCGCAGTCTTTGGTCACGGTCAGGAACGCGCGACCGAACTCGCCACCCTCTCCCGTCTCGTGCCCAGGCCGGACCTCTCCGCCCAGCTGCTTCGACATGACCTGCTGGCCATAGCAGATGCCAAGGATCGGCAGGCCGCTGTCGAACAGGCACTGCGGGGCGCGCGGGGATCCGTCGTCGGGCACGCTGGCGGGCGAACCGGACAGGATGATCCCCTGCGGTTTCATCCT
The sequence above is a segment of the Croceicoccus naphthovorans genome. Coding sequences within it:
- a CDS encoding helix-turn-helix transcriptional regulator, yielding MKSHEPPAVTRTIRRHELRQIVPLADTTIYDMEQRGEFPQRFYLTSRCVVWDLAEVEA
- a CDS encoding tyrosine-type recombinase/integrase; the encoded protein is MLTDTAIKALKPKDKLYKIVDRDGMYVVVQPSGSIVFRLDYRLNGRRETLTLGRYGPAGLSLARAREKLIDAKRAISEGRSPAQEKQREKRRIKEAKSFGQFGERWLQEARMADSTRAMRRSIFERDILPAFRNRLLTEILPEDLRGLCAKVKERGAPATAVHVRDIVKLVFAFAILHGEKVANPADEVGPSSIATFVPKDRSLSPAEIRIMLGQLEHVPTLPTIRLGIKLILLSMVRKSELQDAVWEEVDFENAVWSIPKERMKRSKAHNVYLSQQMLDIFIALKTCAGNSKYVLPSRYDADAPMSRATFNRVTMAVVVRAKKEGMPLESFTVHDLRRTGSTLLNELGFNSDWIEKCLAHEDGRSSRGIYNKAEYEHQRRHMIQEWSNIVDAWVVGEKYTPTLYPPTMDLLTPEPDV
- the guaA gene encoding glutamine-hydrolyzing GMP synthase → MTDALNHDSILIVDFGSQVTQLIARRVREAGVYSEIAPFTMAEEAFKRMKPQGIILSGSPASVPDDGSPRAPQCLFDSGLPILGICYGQQVMSKQLGGEVRPGHETGEGGEFGRAFLTVTKDCALFDGLWAEGERHQVWMSHGDKVTKFAPGFEIVATSDGAPFAVIADETRKYYGTQFHPEVVHTPDGGKLIANFVRHVCGCAGDWTMAQFRDTKIAEIREQVGDGKVICGLSGGVDSAVAAVLIHEAIGDQLTCVFVDHGLMRMNEAEQVVTLFRDHYNIPLVHVDAEEMFLGGLAGQTDPEKKRKFIGAAFIDLFEAEAKKIGGADFLAQGTLYPDVIESVSFTGGPSVTIKSHHNVGGLPERMNMKLVEPLRELFKDEVRELGRELGLPEIFVGRHPFPGPGLAIRIPGEVTKEKCDILRKADMIYLEEIRNAGLYDAIWQAFAVLLPVRTVGVMGDGRTYDSVCALRAVTSTDGMTADVYPFDSQFLSQCATRIVNEVKGINRVVYDYTSKPPGTIEWE